The Aspergillus flavus chromosome 2, complete sequence region AAGATAAATTACGATTACAGGGGATATATCAAGGGTATCATTGGATGTGCCAGGAGCCAAGCATTGCTACTAACCTTAGGTAGTTCCATCATGCCAGTTATTTCCTTTGCATTCCGGTGCCTCTGCGTAGTTAATCAGCCCACGCTGCACTTGATTATATACGGCCAGTACCAGATTCATCCTGAACCAGCTGTTTCTCTTCGGATGGTTCCGTTTCCCCATTCCAACAGAATCTGGGGAAAATTGACATCTGGGGGTGATATCACGTTGCGGGGTCTCGGCACTTCAAATCTGTAACATAAAGGTGCAAGCACTCTCAGTCTGATGCCATGTTCTACAATACTGAGTACGTGCGAGGCCTTGGGTAGACAGTCTGCCCTTACTTCTTTGTCCTCGTGTACGGCAATTATCTACAACAATGACCCGTTCCACTACCTCGCTTGCTAAGTACATCCATGCCATCCGTGACTCTCCACGGGGGATATATAACCATAACCTCGCTGTTGTGGTTGTCTCATTTGCCCTCTGTGGTTGTGCGAAGGGTATGTTGCCTGACCCAAAGACCTGCCCGATTATACTATGTCTCTATCTGACCCCTCGTTTACTCGTAGGTTGGGACGAAGGATCAGCATCTGCTATTACACAGCTCAAGTCTTTTGAGCGCATGTATAATCTGGACAACAATACAGTTTCTAATATTGTCTCGTTCGTCAATCTGGGGGCGGGGGTCGGTGctttgctctctttcttaTTGAATGACCGCATTGGTCGCAGGTGGTCGATGCGACTTTACCAGTTGGTATACATCATCGGCTCCTTGATATCCTGCTTTTCATACGGCAATGTCGGTGTGCTCTACGCTGGCCGCCTAATTGCCGGCTTGGGAATTGGGGCATTGACCGTGGTAGGCCCTATGACAATTGCAGAGGTGGCACCCAAGGCCACGAGAGGTCTCATGACTCTGTTATTCAATGTCTGCATGCTTTCTGGGCAGGCGTTAGGTGTTTTCACTGTGTACGGATGCTCCATACACATATCACCGGCGAAAAACCTTCAGTATCAAATTCCCTGGTTTACTCAGACCTTTGCTCCCTCAATCAGCAttatcctctccttctttgccgTCGAGTCCCCGCGTTGGATCATTCTGAGCAATAAACGACAAAGCGCCCTTGCTAGCCTGCTCCGTCTTCGAGGTCTCCCTGCAAACCATCCTTATGTGGACGCTGAATACAATGAAATGGTGCGGCaagtagaagaagaggacacCTCCCTTGGGCCAACCAGCTCTCTGAAGGTAGTCAAGGAAACGTTCTTCATTCGCAGCAATTTACGCCGCGTGCAGCTCTCCCTTGTGGCATATATCCTCGCACAGATGTCGGGAGCTAATTCCGTAACAAACTATCTCCCAACAATATTTGGAATGGTAGGTATCAAAGGATCTGGAGTCAAGGTCTACACCACGGGTCTCTATGCAATTACAAAGCTCATATTCTGCGTGGCCGCCTCTCTATGCTTCGTTGATGTGCTGGGCCGGCGCAAGTCTCTGATGACCGGTATCATCATTCAGATAATCTGTCACTCTTATTTGGCTGGATATCTGAGTTTTTTTACCAAAGAGCCTTCAACTATGCCCAAAGGAGCCTCAGATGCGGCCATTGCCTTCATATACATTCATGCCTTGGGATGGGCAATTGGACTTTACACACTGCCTTATCTCTTTGGTGCCGAGCTGTGGCCTAGCCGGATTCGTTCCTTTGGGGGCGCTCTGTCTCAATGTTTCCATTGGCTTTTCTACTTCGCCATCACAAAGGCAACACCTTCTCTATTGACTGGCTTACACACATGGGGCGCGTTTGTGTTGTTCGCCGGGTTCTGTATCGTTGCGCTCGTATACACCTTCTTCCTGGTTCCCGAGACGAGCGGCCTCAGTCTCGAGGAAATAAACAAGATCTTTGAACGACCTCTTTACCGATTAGGTCAGCCGTTGGCTCCTGAGAGACAgaatgatgaggatgatgagtaGGTCTCTAATTCATTTCAGGTTATTACACCTTGCTAATATCAAGTTGCAGCGAGAAGCAGAGTACCAGGTACATCGAACGCGTATAGATTATAGCCAGATCTAGTTTGTATGTGTTAAATATGATCATGACTGTTTGGGCAGTGTAGCTTCAGTACTCAATCTATTTACTTGATATGAGACGAATTACCACTGATGAACAGATAAACGATAGCTTAGAATCTATGACCCAATTCATTTTGCATTTTCTGAGTTTGATGTAGTAGTCTGCCTCATTTCTCTATTCCCCAAAATCCCACTTAATGACGATCAGTCAAACTTGTCTACACTAATACTAGCTCTCAATGGCTACAGTTGTCACCGTCGTGCATCTCGCTTTGATTTATTATATGCTGGGTGTGAATATACCGCAAATTTGCTCATAGTTTTGTATTGGGTAAGAAACGTTCAAGTCTAGTATCGGTTTGCGAAGTCCTTCACCATATCTCCAAGCCCAACCATGCAGATGGTAGCCCAGCCAGCTACACCGATTCGTGGTACAACACCTCGGAAGAGACCCTTGACTCCTGATATGCgaatgatcttcttcagagTGGACATCATTGTTGGACGAACTGATCGACCGGGCTCCTCTTTCATTGACTGCATTTCCACACGAAGGACCTATTCTCGTTTATCAGCATCTCACGCCTCAACAATATGGGATATGTGTCTACTCACCTCGAACGGCTGATTCCAGCAACTCAGAGCACCTCCAACCGTGGAGGCTAGGATCTTCTCACCAAAAccaagcttctcttctttccctttcccgcTCATCCAACGGATACGTTCCTCTGCAAATCGAGCAATCCCAATTCTCGATGACCAACCAGTGATCTGGCGTAATGCAACGGCGTTTACTCCCTTGTTCACACCTCGAATTCCCTGTTCGCGAAtgatcttgaagaaaatcTCAAATGTTCCCGGTACCTTAGCACCGTTCACCGACATCTTCGTCCGCGTGACTTCTACAGTCTTCATACAAGTGGTCATCCCCATAGTCAGGTAGGCTTGTGCCACCCCGCCCCCGATTCCACCCAGGGCGCCACAGACAGTGGGTGAAGCACCGAGCTTCATCTTAGCATGGTACTCAATCTCAGTCGATGTGATAATGAGTATTGCCCCTTTGGTAGAGGCTTCCAGCCAAGCCTGTGGACCGGTTCTCATGTTAGCATGTCTAGTCGACCCTATGGTGAAATCTTGTATCTTACCCAAGGTATCAAGCCTTGGTAAAAGGCAAGTGGTCCCCCGCGGAGCCATGTCTTTTGTACTGCGGCTCTTAATGTGTCATGTCTGTTGGCGGCGAGCTAATGCGTTCAATGGTGTTATAAATTGCTCTGGCAGTGGATACTACATTTGATCCACTATATCAGATGCAACTCACATGTGTTTTTAGTACCTCCATCGGTTGACCAAGGGTCGTAACTATAACCGCTGTTAGAAGACCAATCATGGGATATAAATCGATATCACTTGCCCTGAAATATATTCATCAACGCTCCAACCCCTAAGTTTCGGAGAGGaacccttctccttttctcgCTTGCTTCTTCCAAAGGAAGAGCTACAGGGCTCCTGGGTAATGAACTTTGCACATTCATTCTCACTTGAAATGTTTTGGAAACACGATGATATCCAAATAATGTGGTTAAAAGGGACCTGAACACAGCTGAGAACCCTGTATATATGATCCTCCGTCTGTCTTGAAATGAATTATTTTCGATTTGTTTCGCTCTTCTACTTGCGATTGGACAGACTTATAGACAACTTAATGTCCCACCAGTGTTGCTTTCTGTATCTCTATGTTGGAGATAAGAGATAAATATCGGAAGCATCCGATACCAGTATTCTTCGCGCAATTGCCGGCAAACCCGAAGTGGACCATGTGCGTCCGAGGTATATGTTAGTATGAATAATGCTGATATTGTGCTTGGTGTTTATGTTGGATCCTGACTCTTGTATATCTTTACCAACAAAAATTGCAGATGCTGCCTCGGGCCAGTATATCATTCAAGGTATATCAAATTTCCCGCAGCACGATGGGCAGCGTATCCTCCATATTACAGACGAAAGGTCCAGCGCATAGTTTTGCATCTGTGACAGACTGTCAGAAAAAGTAAGTAGCCCAGGGAATATCGAAGAACATAAGGACGAGGGTCTAACAATCTTAGAACACCTCTCTTACCAGCGGGAGCATTCGATACTCATGTCCACGTCTTCGATCCCCGTCTGGGCCCATATGCCCCGGGTCGACCATACACGCCCGAAGATGCTCCTCTATCAAAGCTGATTGCCTTCAACGAGAATCTAACAACAGACGGTCAAGTGGGGAATCTGGTCCTCGTCCAGCCATCACCTTACAAAACCGATTGCACGGTGTTGCTACAATGCTTACGGGATTTACGAAACCGCAACATCAATGCACGTGCTATAGTGGTTATTGATGTGGATAATGTGACAGATCATGCCCTGGAGGAGATGCATCAGCTCGGTGCACGAGGCATACGCTTGAATTTCCAAGCAGACGGTCGTGAAGTCGACCTAACTAAGCTGGCGGATATGCTACACAAAGCTGCCAGTCGCATTCAACATCTTCCGGGCTGGATGGTTCAGCTTTATGTTCCTGTCTGGGTATGGGAGGGTAAGTTTTGGCGCTTGTGAATCGTATTCGCGCTCCTGCTTAACCTATTTGTTAATGACGGATATAGCTCTATATGATTCTATCCTCGATCTGCCAGTCCCCGTCATAGCTGACCATCTGGGAGGAGCACTGGGCCGGTCGAAGTTGTCGCCGGAATTCCATGAATCACCTTTATCGCAACCAGGCTTTTCATCTCTCACATCACTAGCGAAGCACGGGCGTGCTATAGTGAAGATATCTGGTCTATATCGTTGTTCAAAGGACTCTGCTTCTACTTACAGTGATATGAAACCCATTATCGAGTCACTGGCACGTGAGATCCCATATCAGCTGGTCTGGGGTAGTGACTGGCCACATACGGGAGATGGTGCGGCTCGCTTGAAGAATCCGGACATCAATGTAAAAGAAGGGTTTCGTTCGATTGATAATCTTGGGATTCTGCAAAATTTGAGAGACTGGGTGGGTAGTGAAGAAGTCTGGGAAAAGCTTATGAGGGATAATCCAGCTCGATTCTATAGGTGAGAAGACTATTGATGATATATCATCTTGCTGAGTGCTCCTTATATTGGAGATGCTACTATTATTCAAAATAACAAAATTGCTTCAGATACAGATGATATTGCAATTATGAAAGTGGATGGATAGTAGGACTACAGCATTGTATATACCCAGCTCTCATATCAGTAGGAAGAAGCTCATAGTACACTTGTCAAGCATAATCGGGCTTTGAAACCGCAGACTCATCCTGGGATACCGATGGCTGGATCCCGTCGGGTATTGCTTGGTGCCTGTTATCTATCAAAGTTAAGCCATGGATTGGGGATCCATAGCAAGCAGAGGAGCCGATTACTGGAAAAGTTTAGAGCAAAGCCTCCCTTCCTCGTTTATCACGATGTGGATCCGGGTAATTGTTCTTAGGCGTGGCGTGGGGGACATTGGGGTCGGAAGCACCCGACTCTATACTCGCGGCGGATGCATCCGAATACGATGGCAACTGCGAACTCACCAGCTAATGAGAGCTTGAGAATAAGTAAACACATTAAAATGCAGCCTTAGTTAAACTCGCAAGATCCTCCCTATGATTTGTGGGGTAATTTGAGgctccctcttttcttcttggaaaAAAAGGCGGACAAGATGGTCTCTTTAGCAATGCGATCCAGGTTTTCCTCACAACATTGCTCGAGGCATTGGTTGAGGTCAAAGTCGCAGGTTCATAGGTGGTTCGCCTCGGAGGCGTCGCCTGGTACGGCATCTTTAAGCCGATTTGAACAACATCGGCATGTCGACTTGCAAAAATTTACGCGCAAAGTTAACGAGATCCGCCGTCGGTAGGTACTATGCTTCCAGTTGTTCCTGCTCAAACCAGTGCCCAGGATTTGAATGCATGTTAATCACAGCTCATTGTAGTTTGGATCGCCCTTTGACCTACTCTGAAAAGGTTCTTTATGCCCACCTTGATGACGCCTCAAACGACGGGAGTATAGTACGGGGGAAAACACAGCTGAAATTGCGGCCCTTACGAATCGCCTGCCAAGATGCTACAGCTCAAATGGCTCTCATCCAGTTTATGTCTGCAGGACTTGAATCTACTGCGGTTCCAACAACAGTGCATTGTGACCATCTGATCGTTAGCCGGGATGGCGAGACTGAGGATCTTCCCCGGGCTCTCGAAGCTCACCAAGAGGTGTACGACTTCATGGAAAGTGCCTGTCAAAGATATAATATGGGCTTCTGGAAGCCGGGCGCTGGAATCATTCATCAGATTGTGCTCGAAAACTACGCTTTCCCCGGTGGCATGATGGTTGGGACTGATTCTCATACCCCAAATGCGGGAGGTATGGGTATGATTGCCATCGGAGTTGGTGGCGCTGATGCTGTGGATGTTATGGCTGGTTTACCGTTGGAGTTAATAGCACCTCGTGTCCTTGGTGTTAAATTGACCGGAGAACTCACTAAATGGGCATCTCCTAAAGATGTGATCAATAAGCTCGCCAGTCTGATATCTGTCAAGGGAGGGACTGGATCCATTGTCGAATACTTTGGGCCAGGCACGAAGGGACTCTCGGCGACTGGAATGGCCACAATCTGCAATATGGGGGCTGAGACGGGTGCTACCACGTCCATCTTCCCTTACTCTCCCCAGATGGCAGCGTATCTTCGTGCAAACAACAGACCAGACATGGCTCAAGCGGTCGAGACAGTCTCCCATGAACTGCGCGCTGACCATGGGGCAGAGTACGATCGCGTGATTGAGATTGACTTGTCAACCTTGGAACCACAAATTAATGGACCCTTCACTCCAGATCTTGCTACTCCATTGTCTAAGTTTCACTCGGCTGTGAAAGAGAATGCGTGGCCAAAGCTCACGGCTGGTCTGATCGGATCGTGTACCAACTCGTCATTTGAAGATATGACACGCGCTGCTAGTGTTGCTCAACAAGCATTGGATGCTGGTCTCAAACCGAAGGTGCCTCTACTGGTGTCTCCCGGTAGCTTGCAGACTCGACGGACACTCGAAAACGCCGGGATTGTCGACGTTCTCGAAAAGGTTGGGGCTACGATGCTGACCAATGCCTGTGGTCCCTGCTGTGGCTCTTGGGACCGTACTGACATGCCAAAAGTAAGTATCTTGCCTATCTTACGCTTCGTATATTGCGATCATCACCTCCTAACAGGCGCTCACAGGGGACACCCAACTCCATCATCACCTCATACAATCGTAACTTTTCCGGTCGATTAGATTCTAACCCAGCAACCCATGTATTCCTTTCATCCCCAGAAGTTGTCATGGGCAAGATCTTCTCCGACGATCTTTCTTTCGACCCCAACGTGGACGGTCTGACGACTCCCTCAGGAGAGGAATTCCGCTTCACTCCCCCTGTTGGCCAGTCACTCCCCAGTCGGGGATACGAAGATTCAGATTCTGCATACTTAGCCCCCCCTACAGATGACCGCAGTCATATACAAGTTCaaatttctccttcttctcaa contains the following coding sequences:
- a CDS encoding mitochondrial carrier domain-containing protein; translation: MIGLLTAVIVTTLGQPMEVLKTHLAANRHDTLRAAVQKTWLRGGPLAFYQGLIPWAWLEASTKGAILIITSTEIEYHAKMKLGASPTVCGALGGIGGGVAQAYLTMGMTTCMKTVEVTRTKMSVNGAKVPGTFEIFFKIIREQGIRGVNKGVNAVALRQITGWSSRIGIARFAEERIRWMSGKGKEEKLGFGEKILASTVGGALSCWNQPFEVLRVEMQSMKEEPGRSVRPTMMSTLKKIIRISGVKGLFRGVVPRIGVAGWATICMVGLGDMVKDFANRY
- a CDS encoding general substrate transporter — protein: MTRSTTSLAKYIHAIRDSPRGIYNHNLAVVVVSFALCGCAKGWDEGSASAITQLKSFERMYNLDNNTVSNIVSFVNLGAGVGALLSFLLNDRIGRRWSMRLYQLVYIIGSLISCFSYGNVGVLYAGRLIAGLGIGALTVVGPMTIAEVAPKATRGLMTLLFNVCMLSGQALGVFTVYGCSIHISPAKNLQYQIPWFTQTFAPSISIILSFFAVESPRWIILSNKRQSALASLLRLRGLPANHPYVDAEYNEMVRQVEEEDTSLGPTSSLKVVKETFFIRSNLRRVQLSLVAYILAQMSGANSVTNYLPTIFGMVGIKGSGVKVYTTGLYAITKLIFCVAASLCFVDVLGRRKSLMTGIIIQIICHSYLAGYLSFFTKEPSTMPKGASDAAIAFIYIHALGWAIGLYTLPYLFGAELWPSRIRSFGGALSQCFHWLFYFAITKATPSLLTGLHTWGAFVLFAGFCIVALVYTFFLVPETSGLSLEEINKIFERPLYRLGQPLAPERQNDEDDDEKQSTRYIERV
- a CDS encoding putative aconitase, with the protein product MVSLAMRSRFSSQHCSRHWLRSKSQVHRWFASEASPGTASLSRFEQHRHVDLQKFTRKVNEIRRRLDRPLTYSEKVLYAHLDDASNDGSIVRGKTQLKLRPLRIACQDATAQMALIQFMSAGLESTAVPTTVHCDHLIVSRDGETEDLPRALEAHQEVYDFMESACQRYNMGFWKPGAGIIHQIVLENYAFPGGMMVGTDSHTPNAGGMGMIAIGVGGADAVDVMAGLPLELIAPRVLGVKLTGELTKWASPKDVINKLASLISVKGGTGSIVEYFGPGTKGLSATGMATICNMGAETGATTSIFPYSPQMAAYLRANNRPDMAQAVETVSHELRADHGAEYDRVIEIDLSTLEPQINGPFTPDLATPLSKFHSAVKENAWPKLTAGLIGSCTNSSFEDMTRAASVAQQALDAGLKPKVPLLVSPGSLQTRRTLENAGIVDVLEKVGATMLTNACGPCCGSWDRTDMPKGTPNSIITSYNRNFSGRLDSNPATHVFLSSPEVVMGKIFSDDLSFDPNVDGLTTPSGEEFRFTPPVGQSLPSRGYEDSDSAYLAPPTDDRSHIQVQISPSSQRLQKLAPFKPWSGNDFEDCLILIKTKGKCTTDHITPAGPWFRFRGHLENISNNTLIGAVNAETEQVNQIRNRLTGEDGGVPDTARDYQAKGRPWVVIADHNYGEGSSREHAALQPRYLGGVAIIAKSFARIHEANLKKQGMLPLTFTNEADYDRIRSSDLVSIKGLAALAPGQPLTLLVTPTESSSEPWQAEVSHSFTHEQIEYFKAGSALNLMSRHLS